In Iodobacter fluviatilis, the DNA window GGTGGTTGTGATCTGGATTATGTGGCTAATACCGCGAGAGATATGAAGATTGGCGTTGCAATTTCTAACTCTTTTGGCTTTGGCGGCACAAACGGTACGCTGGTTTTCCGCAAAATTTAACGTGGAAAGCAGTAACAAAAAAGGCTGCTTCGGCAGCCTTTTTTATGTCTGTAAATTGCAGTATATATAGATAGTGTTTTTACAAGGTAAAGACAGGTAATACAGCAAGCTATTATGGATTTGGGCAAAGTTTTAGGAACCAGCAAACAGATCATTCGCAGAATATGCCCTAGCGAGGTTGGGGGCTAATCCTCGCGCTGTAATGTGTAATTCAGCTGGCTGATATCAAAGCCCTGCTCTTTAGCAATGTCTAGGGCGGCATTTAAATCTTGCCTGCTGATGGTCTGGCTGCGCGAAAGCAGCCACAGATATTTGTGATTTGGGTTGCCTACCAGTGCCCATTGGTAATCATCACCGAGGCCAAAGACCCAATAATCCGCAGAGAATGGCCAGAAGAAGCTGACTTTTAATTTGGCATTACCGCTGTTGGGTACCACGCTTGCGTGCCCGCCCGCCTCTGCAAAGCTGCCGTCTTGTTTACGGCAGCGATTGAGCACACCAATTTTATCGTCCCCCTGCTTAGTGTATTCCGCTGTGGTATCCGCAACGCACATGCGTTGAAAATACATGGGGAAACTGGCGATTTCGTACCAGCGGCCTAAATAACGGTCTAAATCCAGTGAGGCAATAGTCACGGGTTCGGCACAGGCGGTGCCGCTGATCATCAGGCTGAGAAGTAAGGCTGATATGCGCATATTTGCCTTCTTTTTTTAGCGGTATTTTATATATTCTAGCAGCTTGCCCGGCAGACGCGATCGCATTCATGGCATGAAATGGGCTTTGTGAATTGATCCGCAGTAAAACAGCAAATGCATTGTCCATGCTTATTTGTATACTTTCTCTGCCTGTGCAAAGCTTTATTTCTCTGGTGACTTACTGATAAGTAAACGCAAGGGATTTAATGCAACGCTATCGTTTGTTTAAGTGATAAGGTATAAGGCTGCACTTGCCCTGTTAAAATACTGATTATGTTCTGTCTATCTCTTTCCCAAACTCCAGACTTATTAGCGCTGCACGCCAGCGATCCTGCCCGTTTTCCTGCCCTTGCTGAAACAGGTGGCGGTCATGCAGGGTGGGATATTCTCTTTGCCTTACCACGGGAAGTGCGTGTTTATGCTGCAGGTGAGGGCGAGGCTTTCGTTAGTGATCTGCGCAGCTTGCCTTTGAATCCCTTGCTGCCCCGTCCGGAAGAGCTGCCGCTTGATGCACCTTTTGCGGGGGGCTGGTTCACTTACGCGGGCTATGAGCTGCTTTCTGTCTTTGAGCCACATGTTCCGCAACGCGCTGAGGCCGATTTTCCTGTCGCTGCCTTATTACGCATTCCAGCCGCTGTTTTACTTGAGCG includes these proteins:
- a CDS encoding lipocalin family protein; its protein translation is MRISALLLSLMISGTACAEPVTIASLDLDRYLGRWYEIASFPMYFQRMCVADTTAEYTKQGDDKIGVLNRCRKQDGSFAEAGGHASVVPNSGNAKLKVSFFWPFSADYWVFGLGDDYQWALVGNPNHKYLWLLSRSQTISRQDLNAALDIAKEQGFDISQLNYTLQRED